TGCATGTCgtcacccccccccccctcctgcgactgcaccgcaccgcgcgCAACGCACCctgcgccgtggccgccgctcgcccgccaagGCGCCCAGCCAGTCAGGATCTCCTGGCCGCCATCCGGGGAGcaggacggatggatggatgggcatggCTGGACAAATGCCTGGGGCGGCCAAGCCTGCAggcgggtggaggcggcTCGGGGGCTAATCGTCTGGCTGTGAGGGGCCATCTGCGAGCACTGACACGGACCCCGGAATCGATGTGAGGGAGCGAGAGTGCAGCACTAAAAAATGAGTGGGGCCCAAGCACATGAACGCCGGGCGCCTGGCCATCCGGGCTGGCATTGGATCCATCAATCGTCACTCCAGGGCTGCCCTAAAACTTGACCTCAGCCCCCCAGGCACCGGCGGCCCGCGGCTCGGGCGCCTCAGGGATCAGGCGCCCAGAGGCAGTAGTACTGTATTAATATCAACCTTGAACCTATATCCATCGACGGTTTCTACAGCGGCCGCGCCAGAGAGACACATCTCACACGTGGATATATACTACGTACTGACGTTAGTACCTTGGTTGTATCTCTGCGAagtgtacttcgtataccATCCTGACTCAATCACGGACCCCTCGCTACCCCAACAGCGCTTCGCCTCACGAGCGCAGGTACTGTGGCGACGGCACAGCGAGCGAGGCCATCCCACCCATTGCGGAGTCATGCCATCCCTtccctttcctttcctttcctttccttccGTCCCATCCCGCCATGAGCGCGCACCGAATCACATGGatcgggccgccgccaagcgaCGCGCACATCGGATCACGGCGATACGGCACTCACCGTCGTGTGTCTGCAgagcagccgctgcagcgtCGCTTCAAGCCACTGACCCTCCTCCGTAGTTACGTAGTCATGGCACAAGAAGTCTTTGGAGTCGTGCAGATCCCCCGCGGCAGAAACGCGCCTGCGAgacgcacccgccgccgaccgccctgccctcctcctccatgcgCGCCCCGGGAGTCGGGCGTTTTGGCCCCAGCACCCAACCGTGCCCCTGGTCACCGCCCGGCCGGGCCCCTGCATCCTGGGCTTGATCCAGGGCTCCTTCGCCTCCCTGGGTTGCCGCTGGTCGGCCCCAACCGTCTCCACATCCCGGCGCGCTTCGGCAACGCAAAGCCTTCATTCATGAGGGTTCGCATACATATACAGTATATGCTCGGTCGCATCGACAACACCCAGCCACGCATACCTCGCCACGACCGTTGACGCCCACAAccactcgtcgtcctccccTCGAGCGGCCACGGATGACAGTCCGCGAGTGAGCGACCGACGACGGTGAGGTTGCAGGACAGACATGCACTCactcgcgcacctcgtcttcgcccatccattcatccattaatccatccatccatccatccgtccgcgcgcccgccattcGACCGCATCACGCCGTGTCACCCTCGCGGATCCGTtcctgtcgccgcctccgctcgCATGCTGCGTGAAACACTGCTCTTTTGTCACCGATCGGATCCCTCGAAGCGAAGCCCGTggcccgtcctcgccatcacgAGCATCCAGGCGAGCGGCTCGCCCCACGGTCCGGTGCTTCTCACGCGCCCTGACGCCGCCAAAACGGCCTTCACCGCTCCCGGGCTCCAGCATCTATCAGCACCGGTGCAATCGCTTCACGCTTAGCCCCGCCGTTCTCAGGCGGTGAGGCGCGCATCATGTATATATGAAGTAGATGTGAGCGAGTCCGGGTTGTTGCAGGTGCAGGTTCGGCTGCGGCCTCTGGTTCGCCTAGGTCCCCCCGGCGAAGGCGAGTCAGTATCTGAGCCATGACCGTTGCTTGCATTCCAACGAGACCATTCGCTACCACAGACTGTGACGCCCCGTCTACGTTCAGGAAGCCGATCGCAGTGTTGTGCGTCTCTTGGGTAGCACGCTCCGCTCCGGTGGTCAGACACTGACGCAACGCAGCTACGTTGCCGATGTCGTGCGAGCTCCCCTCCAACTCGGCCTGCCGGCTCTGCATGATCCCCCCGCTTATCGTGGGCTGCATGTGTGAACCTTTTTCATTGGTCGTCACGACGCGACTATACCGAATGGTCCAGAGACGTTCCGCCACCACTAAGACCCATGGCTCCACGGCCTTCCTTTCGCAGTGCTTGGGCACGATACAGTATACCAGTTCAATTGTGAAGGCTTCACTAGCTGAAGCAATATATCGGATGTCTTGACAATGATGTCGCCGAGAAACAGCGTCCTTCCACAACCGGGAGTCTCTCAGAGAGTAAAAGATCACTTGCGCGGAAAAAGGAGCTCATGCACGCGCGACTGCTTCAATCAACGTTATATGCCTCTAGCGACTCTTGTGCCCTTCCTCTCATCCGCACCTATTCGCTTTCTTCGCTTTCGCCCTTGCTGTACGGTTAAGGAGCGTGAGCGTCAACAAAGCTGACCCTGCGCTTATAGCATCACTTCGACCCTGAGCGAGCGCCGTCCGCTGATTACCTTGGCCTACGCTCATCGCTTTTGCCGCGTCTTAAAGCGGCACACCATGCTGGTCAATAGGCTTTGCATGTTCTGCTTGCGAACGATACTCATCAACGATTCACGTAGCTGTCGCAGTCAGGTTATACTTCGAACCGCTTCTCAAGCACACTGTTGTATCATCGCGAATCATACCTGCAATCGTGTCtatcgccgccatcgccagtTATGACGCCCCAGTCACACAGCCCTGGACATTCAATGACCGGAGACAGAGACCAGACACATCTGCTCATCCGTCCGACACCCGGGGAGTAACCGTAAGTCATAGTTCACTCCGTCTCCATCGTAAACGTAGTCATTTACTAGGGACAATTCGACAGAAGAGGTACGCCAGGCGAGTGCCATGCCACATTCGGAATCTTCAAGCGATGGCGTTATAGTGATGAATGGACAGATTTCGTTGTCAGGGGCACAAAACCAAAGCATCCGAGTGTTCGACCAATGCGCTCATGGATTCCAACTTGGCAGCGGGCGCTCTTTACGCATATTCGCGAGCCCCAATACCTCTTTACTCTGCAGGTCTGTGTTCAATATCAACCACATGCACGTCAATTCTACAACATGAGAGTAGACCAAGACATTATGGCCCACCTATGGACTGGACCGCCGCAGGGCACCACGAGCAGAAGCCATGCACAGCAAAGGACGCGATCAAGAAAGGCGACAAGCTAAAGACGCATTTACTACGGGTGGTTCAATCCTTCCTACAGAAATTCACGCCAGCGAAGAACCCAGAAACGGAGAAAGGTGGCTATAAGAGGGATGTGGCAGCAAGCCTTCATCGTGGGCAATGTAGACTCAAGAAAGCCCAAATTTTGACGCTATGGCTATCGGATCCATCGTATCTAATGTGAAGACAAAATCGGTCTATTCAATCACCATGAAGCTGTTTTGGGGCGAGATGAGTAGCAATTGAGCACGAGTATGTGATCCGGCTGGTTGAGCGGGGAGGTTCAGCCGGAAAAGGCATGCATTAGCATCAGGCCTTCTTCATCAAAACACTACAACGATCCACAATCTTAGCCGACGTAATATTGAAGCCTCAAAGGTCACAAACTATGACTATTCAAAGTTGAGCAAGCCGCTCAACGCAGGGTAGGCCAGAGTCGTCCCGTCGCAGCCACCCTAGACCAGGGCTGGGGGACCAGGCCGCCTGATCCACGTGCGGCCGGCTCCCTAGCGTCAGGGGAAACCGAGCCTCATCAACCCATCGCCATTACTCGTGCTCTCTAAAGGCCGATCCTTCGATCCCATCCCAAGCTGCCCGAAGCGTTCGCCGTGGATGTCAATCTGTGACGGCAGTTGACTACGACATCCATCGTTGCCGAGACCTGCTTCGCGAAACACCACGGATTGACATCACCGTCGCCAGCTGGCCAACGGACCAACGACAACGCGAGCGCACAACGACGTGCACCCTCACctccggagcagcagcaccagcgggcagccacggccaccacaCCGAAGTGTCTGTCAAACCGTCATGGGCTCTTCGGATATccctccgccgtcggccccgGCGTGGCTCGTCccagcatcgacggcgctgctcggctcaggcgtcgtctgctggctggcctgctATGTCCTCATGACACGCCGCTCGCTGGCCACAAACGCGACGCCCATCCCCCTCATCCCACTCGGCATCAACCTCGCGTGGGAGGTCGTTTACGCTCTCTACGTGACTGAGGCGCccctcgagctggccggcTTCGGCCTATGGTTGGCGTTCGACGTGCCCGTGCTCTACGCCACGCTGAAGACGGCGCCCCGATCTTTCGCGGCCGCCCCGCTGGTGGCTCGCAATgccggcaagctgctcgccgtcgtcttcgtcttcgggCTCGCCAGCAACGCGCTCTTCGCCTGGTGGTGGCTCGCCGAGCCGCACCGCGGCCACGGGCTCAAGTGGGGCAAGTTTTGGAACGGCCTCGATGCTCGTGACACGACGGAGCTCGCCTGGTGGTCTGCGGGCGTGGCGCAGCTGGCCATGAGtgtcggcgcgctggcgatGCTGGTTCAGCGAGGTCACTCTGGTGGTCAGAGTTATGCAATCTGGTGAGTGGCTCCCCTGCTGGCCCGATATCTCGATATTCAATCCCTCTCCCCCCGTCATTCGATTATTCGAGGGGGGGTGTCCCGACCAACCACTTGcgcgcgggccgcgggcAAACATCCGGCGGTCCGAGATACTTTGTGTCCCCGTGCCTCTGGCTCGCGACGGAGCATCCGAGTGGAGTTGACGGACCCGACCGAACGGTTCTCATGTCGCCCACTCGGCCCGTCTCTCAGCAAAGGTGCTGAATGTTGTCTCTTTCACGCGAACAAACGTTCCTCCGCTCGACTTTGGGGGGACCAGAGACTGATTGTTTCCTCACGCGCAGGCTGTGTCGATTCGCCGGGACGCAGTTGGGCCTCCCCGGGCCGTGCGTCCTGCTCTGGTGGTACTGGCCTGAGGCCCACGGCTTCGTCTTGCACCCGCTCTCCATCATCATTGTGGGCACGTCCGTCGCCTGCGATGTGGCGTACCCCTTCGTCCTCGCGCACGTACGCAAGACGGAGAGGCTGTTGCCTGACGggaccgtcgtcgccggggacGTTGCGAGGGATGGCAGCCACGAGGCTCGCCACAGGAAGCGAGATTGAGAAAGCCTTCCTGCGACGAACCCCGTTTCCTCCGGAGAATATCGACAAGTGTGTCAATGTCGATATTGTTCCCATCCCCATTTCAGCTCAGCCCTGGCCGGGGAAAAGCGCACCCCCCCTCTCTTGGACAGTGCGTCGTCCACGACATGAACCCACCTCACTcacaccccctcccctttcgAAAGTCTCCTTCTGCTCAGCCCGTCGTTCTCGTTGGCCCATGTCTAGCAAAAAGCTCATGGAATTCGACATTGCGATTCGATCTCAAGCGCCATACCACGACGATTGAGATCGCGTTGGACCTCCGTCTGTCAATCAACCTGAGAGCCCGCAGGGGCGCACGCGCAGCAACCTGCAGCCTTTCCACGTGTGCGACGTCCAATCGCCCATCGAGATGGACAAGAGTCCTGTCGCACTGAGACAGGGCCGGCGGGTatgtggacgaggcggccctcCCCTGGATGGAGTCGCTTTTGCCTGCAAAGCACCAGACCCGTCCGCCCCCAACAACCCAAGAGTGGCGCGTGGCCTGTCGGGACCGAgccgggcagcggcgggcacgcAAGGCCAGAGGATTTATGCCATATTTCTTTCGTTCCGTTGCGGGTCGATGGACGTTGCTAGCCAGCCTGCATGATGCTTTACCTCGTGCCACTTCTAATACTACATACTTTACTTCGTAACGCGTTAGGGAGGGTTTACTCTTGTCGGACCACTGGCGTCTGGTGTATTGTATGCTGTGCTTCGCACATGGATCGTGCTCTGTAACACGACGCAGTGTGACGGTGACAGGGCTTAAAGCCTCTCCCGACGCGCGACGACCACCTTTAAGTTTACAAGCTTCAACGGCTCATTGCCGCGGAGCCAGTGGCTGTACGGATCGACCCGTGCGCTTGAGGAGAGGGATCACCCGTGCAACCCAGGCTAATTTGTCTGCGCATGATGGTGTCTGAGCCGCATGGCAACGAGCCTGCTCCGctccaaaaaaaaaaccgCCGACGTGGGGCATCTTCGCCTTCAGGGTCCAGGCCCTGCATCGCGGCGTTGTGAGAACTGACGGGCAGTGCGAGGCAGGTCGAATTCGGGGTTTAAGCTTTCTGTCGCGTATGCACCGCGAACCTGCCGCCGTGTGCCCTCCCTCTTCGGGCAGTGCCAACGGTGAGGGTGAGCTGAAAATGGGACACCGAACGAGGCGTGAGACGTTGGGACTTTGCGACAAGGCCGCGGGGGTCTCGGTGCCGAGACGGTCTGCAAcagaggagggggggggggggcaagtcCCCAGTGCGAGAGTGGGAAAAATTAAAATGGTTCCCGTTTCAATACTTCCGCTATAGAGTAGTTAGTAGACACCCATAGTCCGTCAGTCGACCTTGCCGACTGGCACTGCCGAGACGGTtaggatgatgatgggggctGCTGTCGTTattggcgtcggcgtcggcggcgggcgtgaggCTGCCCGTCCGCGCGCCCCCGGTCTGGCGAATTGCTGCTTGCTGCAGCGCAGGGAACGCGAGCGAGCGAACGAGCAAGCGAGTGGATGACAGAGCATGTGCGAAATGCGAGGCTGATtgatgttggtggtggtggtggtggcagcatTTAACCCACGTCGCCGATCATCGTGCTTCTCCCTCTCCGTCTCGGATCCTCGCTCGAACCAGGGGGGGAGGAGTGCAAACATAGCTAAGCTTTGCTCGACCGGGATAGAGGCAACCggccttcttgccgccgccaccgccgccgccagcagggcaaggccgagCTGCCTCCAGGGATATGTAGTTAGAGAGCAACACCCCAAATGCGGGAGGAAAATGTGATGTGCAAAAAAAGGCAACGCCGAACCAACGACCAGCCCAAGAGGGAACCGGGCAGGACCGTCGTCACCTGACGGACAATGGATGCAAGCCAACTATATGTGACTGGATGGGCTCCGCGGTCGGACTCAGTTCAAAACGGTGAGGGACTGAAACCATACCAGACCCTTACGGCTGGCCGGACTGGCCCGTGCTTGCCATCAGCCCTCCCCTCATGATTTGGAAGAGGCCAAAGGAGTTGATTGAGTAGAGttgagtcgagtcgagtgCTTTCGTCAGGGGGccggggggagaggggaggggggtaAAGGCGTCTGGGGGTGTCAGTGTTGGTTTGTTGTTGGTGGAAGGGGCATAACCAATAACCCCCGGAACGTCTGGAGAAACGAGGGCCTGCCGTGTAGGAAAAGGTGCGATCGACAgcccgcttcttcttcccggagcggcggcggcggcaagtgGATAAAACACCCTGTCTGGTTCATCGTAATCACATCATTCTCTTCATCATTTACCTTTGGGGTCTTCCAAATCATTTCATCATGGGACGcaccgcccccctcccttcggTGTCCCACACTGGCAACGCCAAGTCCTGGTCTCACAAAGATGGCGCCATCGTTGGTTGTGTCAACAAGTTGTGTGCTTTTTGGGAGATAACGCGCGTCGGCACCTCAGACAGAGTGAGTAAGTGCACACAACCCAGACAAGGGGGTTGACTACGCTTTTGTAGGCATATTTATCACGCAGATTGTCGTCTTCGCTACCCTGTGTTGgcgtgtgtatgtatgtacgtcCGCCAGACAGCAGCGAGGCAGAGGGGGGTGAGGCATGGGGTCGATCTTGACCCGGTGAATCGGcgcctggtgctgctggcaaGTGAGATTCTTGTGGAATGTTGTATCAAGTTTCGCCTTTCCTCGGACACGGGAAATGCGCGAGTGCCGAGTTTCCCGTACGAAGTGCTCACTATGCTGCAAAGTAATGCATCGTTGTTGGTTGGCCCAAGCGTCAATCCAACAAAGAGCCATCATTCGCTAACTACGTGTGTACGAAATGTGCACAGCAGGCCGCAAGCTAATACTTCCATTATATACTCGGTAAACGTGTTGGGTATTAGATGGGTCGATGCTCCTACCCTGCCGTGTGCCGCGCCTCTGGCTGCATATCGCCATGTAGGACATTGAAGTCAAGCGGAAGGACTGATGCAGTCGTCTTTCTCGTGTTTGCACTGCAGGATTTGGCATATCACGATGGGCAGAAATAAAGAATAAAAAATCTCATAATAAGATGCCAAAGGTTGTAAATGGTTCGCATGTCTGGATACGTTCGATTAGCATGGTGATTTTGGCGACTAACTGTGGTCTAAATGGAGTGAacgctcgccctcgaccgcggACACGGGTTTGCACCTTCGCCGGCCGCAAGCTTGCAGTGCTATGTGTCGGCGTTATTGACGTGGTATGAGCCATGGTAATCCGGCCTGTGCAACGTGAGGATTGCTGGGGCGAGATGCCGCTACATGTTTAAGTCTTGCTCTGACAAATCGCAGGGCGGGGGGGCATGGATCTGGTTCAGATACTGCATCTCGAAGTCTCAGCTTATATGGACGACACTCCATTACTGAGCCTTTGCGCGAAACAAGACCATGGAAACATCGGAAGATGGCGCAACTGAACAGAAACAATATACGGGTTACGTTCTTCACAAACTTGGTCAACATGCGAGACGTTTCTTACATGCTGGTCAGGGACCCGAGGTATACGAATAAGTGCCCAACGTGTATGTGGCTTATGAAAGTAGAGGCATCTGGACTCGTCCAACTGCCGTCAAGTGCCAGCGTGCCACCAAGCGCCGGACTGGAGCCTTTGCAGCACCGCCAATCAATTTCATGAGCTCACCTCGTATGCGCATACAAGGATATATCCCCGGATAATGATTCTCGATGCATGCCGTCTGGATAGTGCACGTCGATCGGATTGAagtccttggcggcgcgttGCTAACATGCATCCTGGCGAATGGGAATAGGAACAACATTGAAGCCGCACGGCGGACCACACGCGCGTCAACCCACCTGCAAG
Above is a genomic segment from Purpureocillium takamizusanense chromosome 2, complete sequence containing:
- a CDS encoding uncharacterized protein (EggNog:ENOG503P3NR~TransMembrane:7 (o12-37i49-69o75-93i113-133o159-180i192-215o221-244i)~COG:I), with the protein product MGSSDIPPPSAPAWLVPASTALLGSGVVCWLACYVLMTRRSLATNATPIPLIPLGINLAWEVVYALYVTEAPLELAGFGLWLAFDVPVLYATLKTAPRSFAAAPLVARNAGKLLAVVFVFGLASNALFAWWWLAEPHRGHGLKWGKFWNGLDARDTTELAWWSAGVAQLAMSVGALAMLVQRGHSGGQSYAIWLCRFAGTQLGLPGPCVLLWWYWPEAHGFVLHPLSIIIVGTSVACDVAYPFVLAHVRKTERLLPDGTVVAGDVARDGSHEARHRKRD